Proteins found in one Rhodobacter capsulatus SB 1003 genomic segment:
- the draG gene encoding ADP-ribosyl-[dinitrogen reductase] hydrolase, with protein sequence MGDVQDRAMAAFLGFALGDALGATVEFLTPREIAARHGLHREIIGGGWLKLKPGAVTDDTQMALVLGRSLIARQGFDARDICAGFAAWLKSGPADVGNTCRRGIRRFLEQGTVEGPYAEDDAGNGAAMRVLPVALATLGHPERAAAWTVAQAHATHNHPLSDAACVALVRMVQGLVLGGGAAVIAREAEALIAQHRDFRFVPYRGRSSAFVVETLQTVLHYTLSSESFEEVLTGTVNQGGDADTTGALAGMLAGARGGMAALPERWLAALDPAVTAEIRAQVPKLLALSGI encoded by the coding sequence ATGGGCGATGTGCAGGATCGGGCGATGGCGGCCTTTCTCGGCTTTGCCCTGGGCGATGCGCTGGGGGCGACGGTCGAATTCCTGACCCCGCGCGAGATCGCGGCGCGGCACGGCCTGCACAGGGAGATCATCGGCGGCGGCTGGCTGAAGCTGAAGCCCGGCGCGGTGACCGATGACACGCAGATGGCGCTGGTGCTGGGGCGCTCGCTGATCGCGCGGCAGGGCTTTGATGCAAGGGACATCTGCGCCGGGTTTGCCGCCTGGCTGAAATCGGGTCCGGCCGATGTCGGCAACACCTGTCGGCGCGGCATCCGGCGGTTTTTGGAACAGGGCACGGTCGAGGGCCCCTATGCCGAGGATGACGCGGGCAATGGCGCGGCGATGCGGGTGCTGCCGGTGGCGCTGGCGACGCTGGGCCATCCCGAACGCGCCGCCGCCTGGACCGTGGCGCAGGCGCATGCGACGCATAACCACCCGCTCTCCGATGCCGCCTGTGTCGCGCTGGTGCGGATGGTGCAGGGGCTGGTGCTTGGCGGGGGGGCCGCGGTCATTGCCCGCGAGGCCGAGGCGCTGATCGCGCAACATCGCGATTTCCGTTTCGTGCCCTATCGCGGCCGGTCCTCGGCCTTCGTGGTCGAGACGCTGCAGACGGTGCTGCATTACACGCTCTCATCGGAGAGTTTCGAGGAGGTGCTGACCGGCACCGTCAATCAGGGCGGCGATGCCGATACGACGGGGGCGCTGGCGGGGATGCTGGCGGGGGCGCGCGGCGGGATGGCGGCGCTGCCGGAACGCTGGCTTGCGGCGCTTGACCCCGCGGTGACGGCCGAGATCCGCGCTCAGGTGCCGAAGCTGCTGGCGCTTTCGGGCATCTGA
- a CDS encoding cyclin-dependent kinase inhibitor 3 family protein: MSGAWARDLGLDLDAIADWGAAHVLTLVEPQELGMLKVPDLGTQVRARGMDWHPLPIADYSVPTPAFEARWQAEGRVIRAALRAGADVVVHCKGGLGRAGMIAARLLVELGADPKAAVNAVRTARPGAIETPAQLALVRATLPLAEPARVDPAQLTRVGGRLGSNPGGIWADAAGGRLYVKELESPAHARNEYLAAALYRLAGAPVLSYLPCAAPDQVATVFVDLEKSRLSQLDPAERAQAWRWFGVHAWLANWDAAGFQGDNQGVIGGVVTTLDVGGALDFRAQGDPKGRAFGPTVPEVDRLRTDPDNPFAVALFGPMPPDALRAALMVVIGLPEAAIRIVVARFGGRAALAETLLARKADLARQLTQMPESASSFGT, from the coding sequence ATGTCGGGCGCCTGGGCGCGCGATCTGGGCCTTGATCTCGATGCGATTGCGGATTGGGGCGCGGCCCATGTGCTGACGCTGGTCGAGCCGCAGGAACTGGGCATGCTCAAGGTGCCGGACCTTGGCACGCAGGTCCGCGCGCGGGGGATGGACTGGCATCCCCTGCCGATTGCCGATTATTCCGTGCCGACCCCGGCCTTTGAAGCGCGCTGGCAGGCCGAGGGGCGGGTGATCCGCGCCGCCCTGCGTGCGGGCGCCGATGTCGTCGTGCATTGCAAGGGCGGGCTTGGCCGGGCGGGGATGATCGCGGCGCGGCTGCTGGTGGAACTGGGCGCCGATCCGAAAGCGGCGGTGAACGCCGTGCGGACGGCCCGGCCCGGCGCGATCGAGACGCCTGCGCAACTGGCCCTTGTCCGCGCGACGCTGCCGCTGGCCGAGCCCGCGCGGGTCGATCCGGCGCAGCTGACACGCGTCGGCGGGCGGCTCGGCTCGAATCCCGGCGGGATCTGGGCCGATGCGGCGGGCGGGCGGCTTTACGTCAAGGAGCTGGAAAGCCCCGCCCATGCCCGGAACGAATATCTGGCGGCGGCGCTTTACCGTCTGGCCGGGGCGCCGGTGCTGTCCTACCTGCCCTGCGCCGCGCCCGATCAGGTGGCGACGGTCTTCGTCGATCTGGAAAAATCCCGCCTGTCGCAGCTGGACCCGGCCGAGCGGGCGCAGGCCTGGCGCTGGTTCGGCGTGCATGCTTGGCTGGCGAACTGGGACGCCGCCGGGTTTCAGGGCGACAATCAGGGCGTGATCGGCGGCGTGGTGACGACGCTCGATGTCGGCGGCGCGCTGGACTTCCGGGCGCAGGGCGACCCCAAGGGCCGCGCCTTCGGCCCCACCGTGCCCGAGGTGGACCGGCTGCGCACCGATCCCGACAACCCTTTCGCGGTCGCGCTCTTCGGGCCGATGCCGCCCGATGCCCTGCGTGCGGCGCTGATGGTGGTGATCGGCCTGCCCGAGGCCGCAATCCGCATTGTCGTGGCCCGGTTCGGCGGCCGCGCGGCGCTGGCCGAGACGCTTCTTGCCCGCAAGGCCGATCTGGCCCGGCAGCTCACTCAGATGCCCGAAAGCGCCAGCAGCTTCGGCACCTGA
- a CDS encoding TRAP transporter large permease — protein MSALIIFGLLIALMLTGMPISISLGLTVLTFLFTMTQVPIDTVALKLFTGIEKFEIMAIPFFILAGNFLTHGGVAKRMINFATAMVGHWHGGLGLAGVIACALFAAVSGSSPATVVAIGSVILPAMVNQGFPKQFGAGVITTSGALGILIPPSIVMVMYAVATSGMVVTGPDGQPVSSASVGELFMAGVVPGLMLAGFLAFTTWNRARKFGYPRLEKASLRQRWTAFREAAWGLMLIVVVIGGIYAGIFTPTEAAAMSAVYAFFISVFVYKDLTLRDVPRVLLSSANMSAMLLYIITNAVLFSFLMAHEGIPQALGEWMVNAGLSWWMFLIIVNILLLAAGNFMEPSSIVLIMAPILFPVAVRLGIDPVHFGIMIVVNMEVGMCHPPVGLNLYVASGITKMGITELTVAVWPWLLTMLAFLVLVTYVPAISLALPNLLGM, from the coding sequence ATGAGCGCCCTCATCATCTTTGGTCTGCTCATCGCGCTGATGCTGACCGGCATGCCGATCTCGATCTCGCTTGGCCTGACGGTGCTGACCTTCCTGTTCACCATGACCCAGGTGCCGATCGACACGGTGGCGCTCAAGCTCTTCACCGGCATCGAGAAATTCGAGATCATGGCGATCCCGTTCTTCATCCTGGCGGGGAACTTCCTGACCCATGGCGGGGTGGCGAAGCGGATGATCAACTTCGCCACGGCGATGGTCGGTCACTGGCACGGCGGGCTTGGCCTTGCGGGCGTGATCGCCTGCGCGCTTTTCGCCGCGGTGTCCGGCTCCTCGCCCGCCACCGTCGTAGCCATCGGCTCGGTGATCCTGCCCGCGATGGTCAATCAGGGCTTTCCGAAGCAATTCGGCGCGGGCGTCATCACCACCTCGGGCGCCTTGGGCATTCTCATTCCGCCGTCCATCGTGATGGTGATGTATGCCGTCGCCACCTCGGGGATGGTGGTGACGGGGCCGGATGGCCAGCCGGTTTCCTCGGCCTCGGTGGGCGAACTCTTCATGGCGGGGGTCGTGCCCGGTCTGATGCTGGCGGGCTTCCTTGCCTTCACCACCTGGAACCGGGCGCGCAAATTCGGCTATCCGCGTCTGGAAAAGGCCAGCCTGCGCCAGCGCTGGACCGCCTTCCGCGAGGCCGCCTGGGGGCTGATGCTGATCGTCGTCGTCATCGGCGGGATCTATGCGGGCATCTTCACGCCGACCGAAGCCGCCGCGATGAGCGCCGTCTACGCCTTTTTCATCTCGGTCTTCGTCTACAAGGACCTGACCCTGCGCGACGTGCCCCGGGTGCTGCTGTCGTCCGCCAACATGTCGGCGATGCTGCTTTACATCATCACCAATGCGGTGCTGTTCAGCTTCCTGATGGCGCATGAGGGCATCCCGCAGGCCTTGGGCGAATGGATGGTGAACGCGGGTCTGTCCTGGTGGATGTTCCTGATCATCGTCAACATCCTGCTGCTGGCCGCGGGCAACTTCATGGAGCCCTCCTCGATCGTCTTGATCATGGCGCCGATCCTGTTTCCGGTCGCGGTGCGGCTGGGCATCGACCCGGTGCATTTCGGCATCATGATCGTCGTCAACATGGAAGTCGGCATGTGCCACCCGCCGGTGGGGCTGAACCTTTACGTCGCCTCGGGGATCACCAAGATGGGCATCACCGAACTGACGGTGGCGGTCTGGCCCTGGCTTCTGACCATGCTCGCCTTCCTCGTGCTGGTGACCTATGTCCCGGCGATCAGTCTGGCCTTGCCCAATCTGCTTGGCATGTAA
- a CDS encoding TRAP transporter small permease, translating to MLRILDRAEEVLIAALIATATVLIFVSVTHRFTLGFVADFVGFFRGHGMTGAAAAAKSLYTTLRGINLVWAQELCIILFVWMAKFGAAYGVRTGIHVGIDVLINRLDAPKRRFFILLGLGAGALFTGIIATLGANFVLHMYHASSTSPDLELPMWLVYLAIPMGSSLMCFRFLQVAFGFARTGELPHHDHGHVDGVDTENEGIDAEGDVLLHSPLTPRDLVEKPKDN from the coding sequence ATGCTGCGCATCCTCGACCGGGCCGAAGAGGTGCTGATTGCCGCGCTCATCGCGACGGCGACGGTGCTGATCTTCGTGTCGGTCACCCATCGTTTCACCCTTGGCTTCGTCGCCGATTTCGTCGGCTTCTTCCGCGGCCACGGCATGACCGGTGCCGCCGCCGCCGCGAAAAGCCTTTACACGACGCTGCGCGGCATCAACCTCGTCTGGGCGCAGGAGCTGTGCATCATCCTGTTCGTCTGGATGGCGAAATTCGGCGCGGCTTACGGCGTGCGCACCGGGATCCATGTCGGCATCGACGTGCTGATCAACCGGCTTGACGCGCCGAAGCGGCGCTTCTTCATCCTGCTGGGTCTGGGGGCCGGGGCGCTCTTCACCGGCATCATCGCGACGCTGGGCGCGAATTTCGTGCTGCACATGTATCACGCCTCCTCGACCTCGCCCGATCTCGAACTGCCGATGTGGCTGGTTTATCTGGCGATCCCGATGGGGTCGTCGCTGATGTGCTTCCGCTTCCTGCAGGTGGCCTTCGGCTTTGCCCGCACCGGCGAGCTGCCGCATCACGACCACGGCCATGTCGATGGCGTCGACACCGAAAACGAGGGCATCGATGCCGAGGGCGACGTGCTGCTGCATTCGCCGCTGACGCCGCGCGACCTTGTCGAAAAACCGAAGGACAACTGA
- a CDS encoding TRAP transporter substrate-binding protein — translation MLTRRILGALVGATALSLALSVPALAEPIVIKFSHVVAPDTPKGKGAAKFEELAEKYTNGAVDVEVYPNSQLYKDKEELEALQLGAVQMLAPSLAKFGPLGVQDFEVFDLPYIFKDYEALHKVTQGEAGKMLLSKLEAKGITGLAFWDNGFKIMSANTPLTMPDDFLGLKMRIQSSKVLEAEMNALGAVPQVMAFSEVYQALQTGVVDGTENPPSNMFTQKMNEVQKHATVSNHGYLGYAVIVNKQFWDGLPADVRTGLEKAMAESTDYANGIAKEENEKALQAMKDAGTTEFHELTAEERAAWEEVLTPVHDEMAERIGAETIAAVKAATAE, via the coding sequence ATGTTGACCCGTCGTATCCTTGGCGCCCTTGTCGGCGCCACCGCGCTCAGCCTTGCGCTTTCGGTCCCGGCGCTTGCCGAGCCCATCGTGATCAAGTTCAGCCATGTCGTCGCCCCCGACACGCCCAAGGGCAAGGGTGCCGCGAAATTCGAGGAACTGGCCGAGAAATACACCAACGGCGCGGTGGACGTGGAAGTCTATCCCAACAGCCAGCTTTACAAGGACAAGGAAGAGCTTGAAGCGCTGCAACTGGGCGCGGTGCAGATGCTGGCGCCGTCCTTGGCGAAATTCGGCCCGCTTGGCGTGCAGGATTTCGAAGTCTTCGACCTGCCCTACATCTTCAAGGACTACGAGGCCCTGCACAAGGTGACCCAGGGCGAAGCGGGCAAGATGCTGCTGTCGAAACTGGAAGCCAAGGGCATCACCGGGCTGGCCTTCTGGGACAACGGCTTCAAGATCATGTCGGCGAACACGCCGCTGACGATGCCCGATGATTTCCTCGGCCTGAAGATGCGCATCCAGTCCTCGAAAGTGCTGGAAGCCGAGATGAACGCGCTCGGCGCCGTGCCGCAGGTCATGGCCTTCTCGGAAGTCTATCAGGCGCTGCAGACGGGCGTTGTCGACGGCACCGAAAACCCGCCCTCGAACATGTTCACGCAAAAGATGAACGAGGTGCAGAAACACGCCACCGTCTCGAACCATGGCTATCTGGGCTATGCGGTGATCGTGAACAAGCAGTTCTGGGACGGCCTGCCCGCCGATGTCCGCACCGGTCTGGAAAAGGCGATGGCGGAATCGACCGATTACGCGAACGGCATCGCCAAGGAAGAGAACGAAAAGGCCCTGCAGGCGATGAAAGACGCCGGCACGACCGAATTCCACGAGCTGACCGCGGAAGAACGCGCCGCCTGGGAAGAGGTTCTGACCCCGGTGCATGACGAAATGGCCGAGCGGATCGGCGCCGAAACCATCGCCGCCGTCAAGGCCGCGACGGCGGAATAA
- a CDS encoding sensor histidine kinase translates to MRDTTGGPAGAEVWTVPGLLGARKLDLLALIPLVAIVALMTLVGALLFAVAQSDANRARAKLATAALWVEQTLRFQMAVDEDVLVRLALDASAGASQQALSARARLHLAANPETLGLRWYDATGRLIAAVPEGPGPAEAALVRQLLASGALPPRPVYGPVRDGRVVLAERVSASGGVVVATVSLPMMLERHLPWWIAEQYGVRISDTSGVLAERARRPIAAAAPRHGISFDPPLAGTTLEIMAYDAPDAFGNAALLAAIGALSVFAVLAMVVLHRNALRRRMAEDRLRAEMAFRRAMEESLTVGMRAKDLSGRILYVNGAFCKLVGLAAEDLVGRAQPMPYWAPDFLEETLARQRQLIEGQPVPQAFETRFRRSDGSEIEVQVFEAPLIDAGGRHRGWMGSVIDITQAKQAARLARAQDESLARTGRLVTLGEMASTLAHELNQPLAAIASYAAGGLNLFDQPEPNLTMLRQAFEKMGAQARRAGLVIRRVQDFVKKRTPQLAALDLSEVLAEALSITAPVAREHRVKLASLIEGRIPGVQADRILIEQVLVNLIRNGVEAMAEGPRTGDDLTVRLARAGAAVTIEVMDRGPGISDAVAASLFDPFTSTKSEGMGMGLNICRSIVEMHHGSLSHGPRAGGGTVFTVTLPVPQEGAPA, encoded by the coding sequence CTGCGCGACACCACGGGCGGCCCTGCGGGGGCCGAGGTCTGGACGGTTCCGGGCCTTCTTGGGGCGCGCAAGCTTGACCTTCTGGCGCTGATCCCGCTGGTGGCGATCGTCGCGCTGATGACGCTGGTCGGCGCGCTGCTCTTCGCCGTCGCGCAATCCGATGCCAACCGCGCCCGGGCGAAACTGGCCACTGCTGCGCTTTGGGTCGAACAGACGCTGCGCTTTCAGATGGCGGTGGACGAGGATGTGCTGGTGCGTCTGGCGCTGGATGCCAGCGCCGGGGCCTCGCAACAGGCGCTCTCGGCCCGGGCCCGGCTGCATCTGGCGGCGAACCCGGAAACGCTGGGGCTGCGCTGGTATGATGCGACCGGCCGTCTGATTGCCGCCGTGCCCGAGGGCCCCGGCCCGGCCGAGGCGGCGCTGGTCAGGCAGCTGCTCGCCTCGGGGGCGCTGCCGCCGCGGCCGGTCTATGGGCCGGTGCGGGACGGCCGGGTGGTGCTGGCGGAACGGGTCTCGGCCTCGGGGGGGGTGGTGGTGGCGACGGTGTCGCTGCCGATGATGCTCGAACGCCATCTGCCCTGGTGGATCGCGGAACAATACGGGGTGCGGATTTCCGACACCTCGGGGGTGCTGGCCGAACGCGCCCGCCGCCCGATCGCCGCCGCCGCGCCGCGGCACGGCATCAGCTTCGATCCGCCGCTGGCGGGGACGACGCTGGAGATCATGGCCTATGACGCCCCCGATGCCTTTGGCAATGCCGCGCTTCTGGCGGCGATCGGGGCTTTGTCGGTCTTTGCGGTGCTGGCGATGGTGGTGCTGCACCGAAACGCCCTGCGCCGCCGCATGGCCGAGGACCGGCTGCGCGCCGAAATGGCCTTTCGCCGCGCGATGGAGGAAAGCCTGACCGTGGGGATGCGGGCGAAGGATCTGTCGGGGCGCATCCTTTACGTCAACGGCGCCTTTTGCAAGCTGGTCGGGCTGGCGGCCGAGGATCTGGTCGGCCGTGCCCAGCCGATGCCCTATTGGGCGCCCGACTTCCTGGAAGAGACCCTCGCCCGGCAGCGGCAATTGATCGAGGGGCAGCCGGTGCCGCAGGCCTTTGAAACCCGGTTCCGCCGCTCGGACGGGTCGGAAATCGAGGTGCAGGTCTTTGAAGCGCCGCTGATCGACGCGGGTGGCCGGCATCGCGGCTGGATGGGCTCGGTGATCGACATCACCCAGGCGAAACAGGCGGCACGGCTGGCGCGCGCGCAGGACGAAAGCCTGGCCCGCACCGGGCGGCTGGTGACTTTGGGCGAGATGGCCTCGACCCTTGCGCATGAGCTGAACCAGCCGCTGGCCGCCATCGCCTCCTATGCGGCCGGGGGGCTGAACCTGTTCGATCAGCCCGAGCCGAACCTGACGATGCTGCGGCAAGCCTTTGAAAAGATGGGGGCGCAGGCGCGGCGTGCCGGGCTGGTGATCCGCCGGGTGCAGGATTTCGTGAAGAAGCGCACGCCGCAGCTGGCGGCCCTCGATCTGTCCGAGGTGCTGGCCGAGGCGCTCTCGATCACCGCCCCCGTCGCGCGCGAGCATCGGGTGAAGCTCGCCTCGCTGATCGAGGGGCGCATCCCCGGGGTGCAGGCGGACCGCATCCTGATCGAACAGGTGCTGGTCAATCTGATCCGCAACGGTGTCGAGGCGATGGCCGAGGGGCCGCGCACCGGCGACGACCTGACGGTGCGGCTGGCCCGCGCGGGCGCCGCCGTCACCATCGAGGTGATGGACCGCGGCCCGGGCATTTCCGATGCCGTCGCGGCAAGCCTTTTTGACCCCTTCACCTCGACCAAATCCGAGGGCATGGGGATGGGGCTGAACATCTGCCGCTCGATCGTCGAGATGCATCACGGCAGCCTGTCGCACGGCCCCCGCGCGGGCGGCGGCACCGTCTTCACCGTCACCCTGCCCGTCCCGCAGGAGGGGGCCCCGGCATGA
- a CDS encoding response regulator transcription factor: MSFTVHIVDDEESLRDSLGFLFASRGIATRTWAAGADLLAEWPLADCGCLILDVRMEGMSGPQLLDALQARPEGLVPPVIFLTGHADVPLAVQSLKAGAFDFVEKPFNDNHIVDIALSAIAAHEGRLAEAQAREAVAARRASLSAREAEVMALMLEGLMNKQIAERLGIAMRTVEVHRSRVLAKMGARNIADLARMT, encoded by the coding sequence ATGAGTTTCACCGTTCATATCGTCGATGACGAGGAAAGCCTGCGCGACAGCCTGGGGTTTCTGTTCGCCTCGCGCGGGATTGCCACGCGGACCTGGGCCGCGGGCGCGGATCTGCTGGCGGAATGGCCGCTTGCCGATTGCGGCTGTCTGATTCTCGACGTGCGGATGGAGGGGATGTCGGGGCCGCAGCTTCTGGATGCGCTGCAGGCACGGCCCGAGGGGCTGGTGCCGCCGGTGATCTTTCTGACCGGCCATGCCGATGTGCCGCTCGCCGTGCAATCGCTGAAGGCGGGGGCCTTTGATTTCGTCGAAAAACCCTTCAACGACAACCACATCGTCGATATCGCCCTGTCTGCGATCGCGGCGCATGAGGGGCGTCTGGCCGAGGCGCAGGCGCGCGAGGCGGTGGCGGCGCGGCGGGCAAGCCTGTCGGCGCGCGAGGCCGAGGTGATGGCGCTGATGCTGGAAGGGCTGATGAACAAGCAGATCGCCGAGCGGCTGGGCATCGCCATGCGCACGGTCGAGGTGCATCGCTCGCGCGTCTTGGCGAAGATGGGGGCGCGCAACATCGCGGATCTGGCCCGGATGACCTGA
- a CDS encoding putative DNA modification/repair radical SAM protein gives MVQRTLPEKLSILADAAKYDASCASSGGERRGSRDGKGIGSTTGAGICHAWAPDGRCISLLKVLLTNFCIYDCAYCINRVSSRVERARFSVEEVVSLTLEFYRRNYIEGLFLSSGIIRSPDETMAEMVRVARTLREREHFRGYIHLKTIPDAAPELIAEAGKWADRLSINVELPTEAALTRLAPEKSVKTIHGAMAEVKARGEAAKDRTARGTRAPRFAPAGQSTQMIVGADAATDGEILRRSSSLYNSFALRRVYYSAFSPIPDASRMLPLIQPPLVREHRLYQADWLMRNYGFDASEIAPPAGMLDLQIDPKLAWALAHRGLFPVDVNRAPREMLLRIPGIGPRSVDRILKARRHRTLRYEDLLAIGCVLKHAEPFITLPGWSPRALPDDANLRARFAPAPEQLSLF, from the coding sequence ATGGTTCAACGCACCCTGCCCGAGAAATTGTCGATTCTGGCCGACGCCGCGAAATATGACGCCTCCTGCGCGTCTTCGGGCGGCGAGCGGCGCGGTTCGCGCGATGGCAAGGGGATCGGCTCCACCACCGGGGCGGGGATCTGCCACGCCTGGGCGCCCGACGGCCGCTGCATCTCATTGCTGAAAGTGCTGCTGACGAATTTCTGCATCTACGACTGCGCTTACTGCATCAACCGGGTGTCCAGCCGGGTCGAACGGGCGCGGTTCAGCGTCGAAGAGGTCGTCAGCCTGACGCTGGAATTCTACCGCCGCAATTATATCGAGGGGCTGTTTCTGTCCTCGGGCATCATCCGCTCGCCCGACGAGACGATGGCCGAGATGGTCCGCGTCGCCCGCACCCTGCGCGAGCGGGAACATTTCCGCGGTTACATCCATCTGAAAACCATCCCCGATGCCGCGCCCGAACTGATCGCCGAGGCGGGGAAATGGGCGGACCGGCTTTCGATCAACGTGGAACTGCCGACGGAAGCGGCGCTGACGCGGCTGGCGCCGGAGAAATCGGTCAAGACGATCCACGGCGCGATGGCCGAGGTGAAGGCGCGCGGCGAGGCCGCCAAGGATCGCACCGCGCGCGGCACGCGGGCGCCGCGCTTTGCGCCCGCCGGGCAATCGACGCAGATGATCGTCGGCGCCGATGCCGCGACCGATGGCGAGATCCTGCGCAGATCCTCGAGCCTTTACAACAGCTTCGCGCTGCGGCGGGTCTATTACTCGGCCTTCTCGCCGATCCCCGATGCGTCGCGGATGCTGCCCCTGATCCAGCCGCCCCTGGTGCGCGAACACCGGCTCTATCAGGCCGACTGGCTGATGCGGAATTACGGCTTTGACGCCAGCGAAATCGCCCCGCCCGCCGGCATGCTCGATCTGCAGATCGACCCGAAACTGGCCTGGGCGCTGGCGCATCGCGGGCTTTTCCCGGTCGATGTGAACCGCGCCCCGCGCGAGATGCTGTTGCGCATCCCCGGCATCGGTCCGCGCAGCGTGGACCGCATCCTGAAAGCCCGGCGCCACCGCACCCTGCGCTACGAGGACCTGCTCGCCATCGGCTGCGTTTTGAAACATGCCGAGCCCTTCATCACCCTGCCCGGCTGGTCGCCCCGCGCGCTGCCCGATGATGCGAACCTGCGCGCGCGGTTTGCCCCCGCGCCGGAACAGCTGAGCCTGTTCTGA
- a CDS encoding TIGR03915 family putative DNA repair protein — translation MQIALPRIGTVAAWRQEVRRLAAAGIDPAAVIWSVGETAPDLFAAAPPRPAAPTQLMLSREAVEGIEMALLHNDPERFARAHALVLRLSRRELRWGDRSDPALRRLLDQQKAVGRDIHKMHGFVRFREVTPPGANRRAFAAWFEPDHHILEAAAPFFARRFGDMDWLIATPTLTARCEAGVLQIAETAARQPPPADATEELWRVYFAAIFNPARLMVTAMKSHMPQKYWKNLPEADLIPGLIRAAETRVRAMHDPNTPAPRLRRRAPAGRG, via the coding sequence ATGCAGATCGCCCTGCCCCGCATCGGCACCGTGGCCGCCTGGCGGCAGGAGGTGCGCCGTCTGGCCGCCGCGGGCATCGATCCGGCGGCGGTGATCTGGTCGGTGGGCGAAACCGCGCCCGACCTTTTCGCCGCCGCGCCCCCGCGGCCCGCTGCGCCGACGCAGCTCATGCTCTCGCGCGAGGCGGTGGAGGGGATCGAGATGGCGCTGCTGCACAACGACCCCGAGCGGTTCGCCCGGGCGCATGCGCTGGTGCTGCGGCTCTCGCGGCGGGAACTGCGCTGGGGGGATCGATCCGACCCGGCCTTGCGGCGGCTGCTCGATCAGCAAAAGGCGGTCGGGCGGGACATCCACAAGATGCATGGTTTCGTGCGCTTTCGCGAGGTGACGCCGCCCGGGGCGAACCGGCGCGCCTTTGCCGCCTGGTTCGAGCCCGACCATCACATTCTGGAAGCCGCCGCGCCGTTCTTTGCCCGCCGCTTTGGCGACATGGACTGGCTGATCGCCACGCCGACCCTGACCGCGCGCTGCGAGGCGGGCGTGCTGCAGATCGCGGAAACCGCGGCCCGTCAGCCGCCGCCCGCGGACGCGACCGAAGAGCTGTGGCGGGTCTATTTCGCCGCGATCTTCAACCCGGCGCGGCTGATGGTGACGGCGATGAAATCGCATATGCCGCAGAAATACTGGAAGAACCTGCCCGAGGCCGATCTGATCCCCGGGCTGATCCGGGCGGCGGAAACCCGGGTGCGGGCGATGCACGACCCAAACACGCCCGCCCCCCGGCTGCGCCGCAGGGCGCCCGCGGGCAGGGGCTAG
- a CDS encoding Lnb N-terminal periplasmic domain-containing protein yields MIRLLHVLGHVLVVALILAGTGWAATAVWLQLSGPVRLIALALLGLTALAALGLWFGDHRGLGLALVGLAAVTVGGWYQTITPRQDRDWEIDVARGVTARIAGERVTLSDIRDFDWTSETEATPRWITREYDLSKLDRLDMITSVWSRPDIAHLLVSFGFSDGQQVVFSVEIRREKGEKFNEIGGFFRQFEQVLIAATEEDIVKLRTNYRKEQVRLYPVDLTPAQIRGMFLSYLALAQELEQEPRFYNTLTSNCTTAVWRLARSLKPDLPIDRRLVLSGRLPDYLTDLGVIAAAPAAERDAAALITPLGQRFDGTKPFSDLIRGR; encoded by the coding sequence ATGATCCGTCTGTTGCATGTTCTGGGCCATGTCCTTGTTGTGGCGTTGATTTTGGCGGGCACCGGCTGGGCTGCCACGGCGGTCTGGCTGCAGCTCTCCGGCCCGGTGCGGCTGATCGCGCTGGCGCTTCTGGGGCTGACGGCGCTGGCCGCGCTGGGCCTCTGGTTTGGCGATCACCGCGGGCTGGGGCTGGCGCTGGTCGGGCTGGCGGCGGTCACGGTCGGCGGCTGGTATCAGACGATCACGCCGCGCCAGGACCGCGACTGGGAGATCGACGTCGCCCGCGGCGTGACCGCGCGGATCGCGGGCGAGCGGGTGACGCTGTCGGACATCCGCGATTTCGACTGGACCTCGGAGACCGAGGCGACACCGCGCTGGATCACCCGGGAGTACGACCTGTCGAAACTGGACCGTCTCGACATGATCACCTCGGTCTGGTCGCGTCCCGATATCGCGCATCTGCTGGTCAGTTTCGGCTTTTCCGATGGCCAGCAGGTGGTCTTTTCGGTCGAGATCCGCCGTGAGAAAGGCGAAAAGTTCAACGAGATCGGCGGCTTCTTCCGGCAGTTCGAACAGGTGCTGATCGCCGCCACCGAAGAGGACATCGTCAAGCTGCGCACCAATTACCGCAAGGAACAGGTGCGGCTGTATCCGGTCGATCTGACGCCCGCGCAGATCCGGGGGATGTTCCTCTCCTATCTTGCGCTGGCGCAGGAGCTGGAACAGGAACCCAGGTTTTACAACACCTTGACCTCGAATTGCACCACGGCGGTCTGGCGGCTTGCCCGCAGTCTGAAACCCGATCTGCCGATCGACCGGCGTCTGGTGCTGTCGGGCCGTCTGCCCGATTACCTGACCGATCTGGGGGTGATCGCCGCCGCCCCGGCCGCTGAACGCGACGCGGCGGCGCTGATCACCCCGCTTGGGCAGCGGTTCGACGGCACGAAACCCTTCTCGGATCTGATCCGGGGCCGCTAG